In Marinobacter salinisoli, the DNA window GCACGTCGGCACTGCTGACCTTCACCGCCTGCAGCTCGGTGCGGGTCAGGCGGGCACGAATGTCATCCAGCACCTTCTGCTCATCCAGGAACGCCATGTCGTGATAAAACAGCGTGTTGCCGTTACCCACCGCAATCACGTCGTTGTGGAACACACCGGCATCAATCGCTTCGGGATTCTGCTGGGCGAACACCGCATGCGCATCCGCCAGCCCATGCAGGCGAGCAATCGCCTGGGACGCTTCCAGAGTCTGCCGGGCCGGAAACTTCTTCGGCGCCGGTGCCTGTTCGTTAAACGCCATCTGGCCATAGACGAACAGCTCGACACCCGGCTCGCCATAACCACTGCAAAGGCGGGTATGGTTGGCCGCGCCCTCGTCACCGAAGTGACTGACCGACGGCAGGGCCGGATGATGCGCAAAGTAGCGCTCATCGGCGAAGATGGACTTCAGCGCACGGCCCGTCACCTCATGCTCGATGGAGCGGTGGAACTTGGCGCTCAGATTGGCCGGCGTGAAGTGAACACGACGATCCGCCGTATCCGCGCTGGGCGATACCGTGGCGGCGTTCGCGGTCCACATGGTGGACGCCGACGACACCGCGGCCAGAATGCTCGGGCACTGCTTGGCCGCGTCGCCGAGTATTTTCTTCTCAGACCCATCGAACCCCAGCTTGCGCAGGGTCGGAATGTGCGGCCGCTCGTGCGGGGGCAACAGCCCCTGCACGAAACCACGATCCGCCAGGGCCTTCATCTTGGCCAGCCCCTGAAGCGCCGCTTCCTTGGGATTCGACACCGCCGCCTCGTTGGACTTGGAGGCCACGTTGCCCCAGGACAGCCCAGCGTAGTTGTGCGTGGGGCCGACCAGGCCGTCGAAATTAGCTTCTACTGCATGCTTAACCATGGCAGAGGGTTCCCCGTTTTACTTGTCGAAGTTCAGGCCGGGCGACAGGGCTTCCGGCAACTCGGTCTTGGGCGCTTCCACTGACGCCATCGGCCAGGCGCAGTAGTCAGCGGCATAGTAGGCGCTCGGACGATGGTTACCACTGGCACCTACGCCACCAAACGGGGCGGCACTGCTGGCGCCGTTGGTTGGACGATTCCAGTTCACGATACCGGCGCGGATTTCTTCCACCATCCGGTCGTAGAGCTTGCGGTCATCGCTGAGCAGGCCGGCAGACAGGCCATAGCTTGTGTTGTTGGCCAGTTCCAGCGCCTCGTCAAAACTCTTGTAGCGGTACACGGTCAGCAGCGGGCCAAAGTATTCCTGGTCCGGCAGATCAACACCGGTGGCGTCGACAATACCCGGGCTAAGCAGGCCGGTGCCTTCCTTGAGGAGCTTGACCTCAAGCAGCGACTTGGCACCCTTCTCGAGCATGCTGGCCTGGGCCTGAAGGATGGTCTGCGCCGCTTCCGGCGAAACCACAGAGCCCATGTACGGCTGCGGGTCCGCGTCGAATTCACCGACACGAATCCGGCTGGCCAGTTCGATCAGGCGATCCAGGAACTCATCCCCCTTGGGACCCTTGGGCACCATCAGGCGGCGGGCACAGGTGCAACGCTGCCCGGCAGACAGGAACGCAGACTGCAGCGTGTGGTGAACCGCGCCGTCGATGTCCGATACGTGCTGCACGATCAGCGGATTGTTGCCGCCCATCTCAAGCGCCAGAATCTTCTCGGGCTGGCCGCCGAACTGCTTGTGCAGGATGTGGCCCACGGTGGAGCTGCCGGTGAAGAACAGGCCGTCAATCATCGGATGACTGGCCAGCGCCTTACCGGTTTCCATTGCGCCCTGAACCAGGTTGATCACGCCCTCGGGAATACCGGCTTTTTCCCACAGCTTGATGGTCATCTCGGCCACGCCCGGCGTTTGCTCACTGGGCTTGAAGACCACGGTATTACCCGCCAGCAACGCCGGCACGATATGACCGTTCGGCAAGTGGCCCGGGAAGTTATAGGGACCAAATACCGCAACGACACCGTGCGGACGATGACGCAGGATGGCACGGCCACCCGGGGCTTCGTTCTCGGTCACGCCCGTGCGCTCGTGGTAGGCCTTGACGGAAATCGCCACCTTGCCAATCATCGCCGCGACTTCGGTGCGGGACTCCCACAGCGGCTTACCGGTTTCCAGGCCGATCTGATGGGCC includes these proteins:
- the astB gene encoding N-succinylarginine dihydrolase, with the protein product MVKHAVEANFDGLVGPTHNYAGLSWGNVASKSNEAAVSNPKEAALQGLAKMKALADRGFVQGLLPPHERPHIPTLRKLGFDGSEKKILGDAAKQCPSILAAVSSASTMWTANAATVSPSADTADRRVHFTPANLSAKFHRSIEHEVTGRALKSIFADERYFAHHPALPSVSHFGDEGAANHTRLCSGYGEPGVELFVYGQMAFNEQAPAPKKFPARQTLEASQAIARLHGLADAHAVFAQQNPEAIDAGVFHNDVIAVGNGNTLFYHDMAFLDEQKVLDDIRARLTRTELQAVKVSSADVPIQDAVASYLFNSQLLNTPDGMMLAVPGECREVKSVSNYLDQLVQSGGPITAVEVFDVKQSMRNGGGPACLRLRVVLNDEELKAMHQGVLLTDELYERLTAWVNAHYRDRLTRDDLADPMLLDEVRKALDELTGILGLGSIYDFQR
- the astD gene encoding succinylglutamate-semialdehyde dehydrogenase, with translation MANLTGELYIDGLWLQGHGPMFESIQPVTGETVWDGNSANLEDVDAAIREARKAFVSWRRKSFEERQAIVEAFRDQLEAHKEELAHQIGLETGKPLWESRTEVAAMIGKVAISVKAYHERTGVTENEAPGGRAILRHRPHGVVAVFGPYNFPGHLPNGHIVPALLAGNTVVFKPSEQTPGVAEMTIKLWEKAGIPEGVINLVQGAMETGKALASHPMIDGLFFTGSSTVGHILHKQFGGQPEKILALEMGGNNPLIVQHVSDIDGAVHHTLQSAFLSAGQRCTCARRLMVPKGPKGDEFLDRLIELASRIRVGEFDADPQPYMGSVVSPEAAQTILQAQASMLEKGAKSLLEVKLLKEGTGLLSPGIVDATGVDLPDQEYFGPLLTVYRYKSFDEALELANNTSYGLSAGLLSDDRKLYDRMVEEIRAGIVNWNRPTNGASSAAPFGGVGASGNHRPSAYYAADYCAWPMASVEAPKTELPEALSPGLNFDK